One Dictyoglomus thermophilum H-6-12 DNA window includes the following coding sequences:
- the dcd gene encoding dCTP deaminase codes for MILSDRDIKKYLEEGKLVIHPIDDPQKQIQPSSVDLRLGNSFLHFKVEGRAYIDPTQDSPQELMEIIEIEEGKPFFLRPGEFVLGTTIETVKLPDDLVARVDGRSSLGRLGIIVHATAGYVDPGFCGQITLELSNINRVPVALYPGMRICQISFYKLSSPAETPYYKKAGSKYHNQKGPTASRLNIDFCKKEEK; via the coding sequence TTGATATTAAGTGACAGAGATATAAAAAAATACCTTGAAGAAGGAAAATTAGTAATCCATCCCATAGATGATCCCCAAAAACAAATTCAACCCTCTTCGGTAGATTTAAGACTTGGAAATAGTTTTCTCCATTTCAAGGTTGAAGGAAGAGCATATATTGACCCAACTCAAGATAGTCCCCAAGAACTCATGGAGATTATAGAAATAGAAGAAGGAAAACCTTTTTTTTTAAGACCTGGAGAATTTGTACTAGGCACTACCATCGAAACAGTAAAACTCCCCGATGACCTTGTAGCAAGGGTCGATGGAAGATCAAGTTTGGGAAGACTTGGAATAATAGTACATGCTACTGCTGGATACGTAGATCCTGGTTTTTGTGGACAAATCACTTTAGAACTTTCAAATATCAATAGAGTACCCGTAGCTCTCTACCCTGGAATGAGAATATGTCAAATATCTTTTTACAAGTTAAGCTCCCCTGCAGAAACTCCATACTATAAAAAGGCTGGAAGTAAATACCATAATCAAAAGGGACCAACAGCGAGTAGGCTTAATATAGATTTTTGTAAAAAGGAGGAAAAATAA
- the zwf gene encoding glucose-6-phosphate dehydrogenase: MNNKFIIILFGGLGDLAKNKIYPVLYSLFKKYRLLNCTKIISTGRRPNIGKEEFLKILENSIKTHDENFFSLFDFVRFDLEKEEEYNNLKNILSNFKEEEFIFYLATPPTTFETIIKNLGDFLKAFPNKRKIVIEKPFGYDLYSAQKLNRLIKDYFKEEEIYRIDHFLGKETVQNIFGLRFSNIIFEGIWNRNFIDHIQISALEDIGVEGRLGYYDKVGALRDMIQNHLIQILSIVAMEPPCCIKEKEIRDEKVKVLKSIREIKAEEVPLYAVRGQYEGYLKDEGISQSNTETYAAVKFFIENLRWDGVPFYLRTGKKLKRKETSVIIVFKKIPGLFSKILDCMPQEDTIGFKIAPENKIILNFQLRPLGGNMLSCPVSTKMEWTGPNIEAYETLFIDIIEGDQSLFIREDEIEKSWEIVQPILDFWKEDPNIPIYPQGSWGPKEAEELIRRDGREWRYIDE, encoded by the coding sequence ATGAACAACAAATTTATAATTATACTTTTTGGAGGATTAGGTGACTTAGCTAAAAATAAGATATATCCAGTACTATATAGCTTATTTAAGAAATACAGGTTACTAAACTGTACAAAAATAATCTCTACAGGAAGAAGACCTAATATAGGGAAAGAAGAATTTCTTAAGATATTAGAGAACTCTATAAAAACTCACGATGAAAATTTCTTTTCCTTATTTGATTTTGTAAGATTTGATTTAGAAAAAGAGGAGGAATATAACAATCTCAAAAACATACTATCCAATTTTAAAGAGGAGGAATTTATATTTTACTTAGCCACACCTCCTACTACCTTTGAAACTATAATAAAAAATTTGGGAGACTTTTTAAAAGCCTTCCCCAACAAGAGAAAAATTGTTATAGAAAAACCCTTTGGATATGATCTCTACTCAGCTCAAAAACTTAACAGATTAATAAAAGATTATTTTAAAGAAGAAGAAATCTATCGTATTGATCACTTTTTAGGAAAAGAAACTGTACAAAATATTTTTGGACTTAGATTCTCAAATATTATTTTTGAAGGTATATGGAACAGGAATTTTATTGATCATATTCAAATTTCAGCTCTGGAAGATATAGGAGTAGAAGGAAGGCTTGGATATTATGATAAAGTAGGAGCCTTGAGAGATATGATTCAAAATCACCTAATTCAAATATTATCAATCGTAGCCATGGAGCCCCCTTGTTGTATTAAAGAAAAAGAGATAAGAGATGAAAAAGTAAAAGTTCTAAAAAGTATAAGAGAAATAAAAGCAGAAGAGGTACCCCTCTATGCCGTAAGAGGACAATACGAAGGCTATTTAAAAGATGAGGGGATATCCCAATCAAATACAGAGACTTACGCAGCAGTAAAATTCTTCATAGAAAACCTAAGGTGGGATGGTGTGCCTTTCTATCTCAGAACAGGGAAAAAATTAAAAAGAAAAGAAACCTCAGTAATAATTGTTTTCAAAAAAATACCAGGATTATTTTCTAAAATTCTCGACTGCATGCCTCAAGAAGATACAATAGGGTTTAAAATTGCTCCCGAAAACAAAATTATATTAAACTTTCAATTACGTCCCTTAGGAGGAAACATGTTATCTTGCCCAGTATCTACAAAAATGGAATGGACAGGCCCTAATATAGAGGCTTATGAAACATTATTTATAGATATCATTGAAGGAGATCAAAGCCTCTTCATAAGAGAAGATGAGATAGAAAAATCATGGGAAATTGTCCAACCAATATTAGATTTCTGGAAAGAAGATCCTAATATACCCATATATCCTCAGGGATCTTGGGGGCCTAAAGAGGCAGAAGAATTAATCAGAAGAGATGGAAGAGAATGGAGATATATAGATGAGTAA
- a CDS encoding L-Ala-D/L-Glu epimerase: MSKIKKISFKVNSYEYIKPFRIAPGTSLSTNNLEVILETEEGYVGFGEATPSFRVTGERIEALIPLESPINELLKGKDTKNFRRLFELIDKFFAFPSLKTALQYAILDALSEEIKLPVYQILGGGKEEIETDKTVSVGSIEERVKEAEEIFKEGFRVIKIKVGLNLYEDIEAMEEIAKRTKGATYIVDANTAYTPKQALIFTKELYKRGIDIALLEQPVSAHDLEGLKYVRFNSAFPIAGDESIKNRYDALRAIKMEAVDYINIKLMKCGISDALSMVELANTANIKLMIGCMGESSLGINQSIHFSAGLGVFEFHDLDSALMIKEDKFRGKYRIKIPYYIPN, from the coding sequence ATGAGTAAGATAAAAAAGATCTCCTTTAAAGTAAATTCCTATGAATATATAAAGCCTTTTCGTATAGCTCCTGGAACATCTTTGTCCACTAATAATTTAGAAGTAATATTAGAAACTGAGGAGGGATACGTAGGGTTTGGAGAAGCAACTCCATCCTTTAGAGTAACAGGGGAAAGAATAGAAGCTCTTATACCCTTAGAAAGCCCTATTAATGAACTGTTAAAAGGAAAAGATACAAAAAATTTTAGGCGACTTTTTGAATTAATAGACAAATTTTTTGCCTTTCCAAGCTTAAAGACAGCCTTACAGTATGCAATTCTTGATGCCTTAAGTGAAGAGATAAAGTTACCAGTGTATCAAATATTAGGCGGAGGAAAGGAAGAGATAGAAACAGACAAAACTGTAAGTGTTGGAAGTATAGAGGAAAGGGTCAAAGAAGCAGAAGAAATCTTTAAAGAAGGTTTCCGAGTGATAAAGATAAAAGTTGGGTTGAACCTATATGAAGATATAGAAGCTATGGAGGAAATAGCCAAAAGAACAAAAGGCGCAACTTATATTGTAGATGCAAACACTGCTTATACTCCCAAACAAGCTTTAATCTTTACTAAGGAACTATACAAAAGAGGCATAGATATTGCTTTATTAGAACAACCAGTCTCAGCCCATGACTTAGAAGGGTTAAAATATGTAAGATTCAATTCTGCCTTTCCCATAGCTGGTGATGAGAGCATAAAAAATAGATATGATGCATTAAGAGCCATAAAAATGGAAGCTGTAGATTATATAAACATAAAACTTATGAAATGTGGTATCTCTGATGCTCTATCTATGGTAGAGCTGGCAAATACTGCCAATATAAAACTTATGATAGGATGTATGGGAGAATCGAGCCTTGGAATAAACCAAAGCATACACTTTTCAGCAGGTCTTGGAGTTTTCGAATTTCATGACTTAGACAGTGCTTTAATGATAAAAGAAGATAAGTTTAGAGGCAAATACAGGATAAAAATTCCATATTATATCCCTAATTGA
- a CDS encoding mannose-1-phosphate guanylyltransferase/mannose-6-phosphate isomerase — MKAIVLAGGKGTRLWPLSREKFSKQFIKLLPDKSLLEGTYERLIGFFKPEDILTITNKEYFYFVKSITDKFSKSMSNNILLEPVGKNTAPAVALSLKYILERIKGTSDEEVFIFPSDHLIEPQEKFIEYLNKGLSAIRSDFITTFGIKPTKPETGYGYIKAGENMGDFYKVEKFIEKPSLELAEKFLQEGNYFWNAGIFGFKISVMLEEFEKYQEEIYTLITKRSYKEVLENFHKIPSISIDYAIAEKSDKVAVVPMELTWSDLGSWDSFYEVKEKDPNGNVLLGDVYAINTKNSLIFSNKRLIGTIGIEDAIVVETDDAILISKRGSGQEVKKLLEILESERRNEIIYHTEVYRPWGMYKLLEKNGDYIIRKLTIKEGASLTCHLHRNRTEHWIVLKGVAEAEIENRKYYVYEGESIFVPKGKPHQLKNAGDTPLEIIEIQSGEILSEDDIEIFTKDEEELEEKLR; from the coding sequence ATGAAAGCAATAGTACTTGCTGGAGGAAAAGGAACAAGACTTTGGCCTCTTTCCAGAGAAAAATTTTCAAAACAATTTATAAAATTATTGCCAGACAAATCTTTATTAGAAGGGACTTATGAAAGACTTATAGGATTTTTTAAACCAGAGGATATTTTAACAATAACCAACAAAGAATACTTCTATTTTGTAAAAAGTATTACTGATAAATTTTCAAAGAGTATGAGCAATAATATTCTTCTGGAGCCAGTAGGAAAAAATACAGCACCTGCAGTAGCCCTCTCCCTAAAATATATCTTAGAAAGGATTAAAGGAACAAGTGATGAGGAAGTTTTCATTTTTCCCTCAGATCATCTTATAGAACCTCAAGAAAAATTTATTGAATATCTCAATAAGGGACTTTCTGCTATTAGGTCAGACTTTATTACTACCTTTGGAATAAAACCTACAAAACCTGAGACGGGATACGGATATATTAAAGCAGGAGAAAATATGGGAGATTTCTATAAAGTTGAAAAATTTATAGAAAAACCCTCTTTAGAGCTTGCAGAAAAATTCCTTCAGGAAGGAAATTATTTTTGGAATGCAGGAATTTTTGGGTTTAAAATTTCGGTAATGTTAGAAGAATTTGAAAAATACCAAGAAGAAATATACACACTAATTACGAAAAGAAGTTATAAAGAGGTCTTAGAAAACTTCCACAAAATACCATCCATATCTATAGATTATGCTATTGCTGAAAAATCTGATAAGGTTGCTGTGGTTCCTATGGAACTTACTTGGAGTGATCTTGGCTCTTGGGATTCTTTCTATGAAGTTAAAGAAAAAGACCCCAACGGCAATGTTTTATTGGGAGATGTGTACGCAATAAATACAAAAAACTCTCTTATATTCAGTAATAAAAGACTCATTGGAACCATAGGAATTGAAGATGCTATTGTGGTAGAAACGGACGATGCTATACTCATAAGTAAAAGGGGAAGTGGGCAGGAAGTGAAGAAACTTCTTGAAATTCTTGAAAGTGAAAGAAGAAACGAGATAATTTACCACACAGAAGTTTATAGACCATGGGGTATGTATAAACTCCTAGAAAAAAATGGAGATTACATAATAAGAAAGCTTACCATAAAAGAGGGTGCTTCTCTCACTTGCCATCTTCATAGAAATAGAACAGAACACTGGATAGTACTAAAGGGTGTTGCTGAAGCAGAAATTGAAAATCGCAAATATTACGTATATGAAGGAGAAAGTATATTTGTACCAAAAGGAAAACCCCATCAGTTAAAGAATGCTGGAGACACACCCTTAGAGATCATTGAAATTCAAAGTGGTGAAATCTTAAGTGAAGATGATATCGAAATCTTTACAAAAGATGAGGAAGAGTTAGAAGAAAAATTAAGGTAG
- a CDS encoding Na/Pi cotransporter family protein, translated as MSGFPLTYKEVGLLLGGLSLFLYGILQMSSGLEKAVGSKLRSIFERLNSSPFRGLVIGTLVTAIVQSSSAVTVLTVAFVNAGLLSLEGALGIIFGANIGTTITAQLVAFKLTDVAPYFLFLGFILLFAGKRKYIKSVGEAIIGFGMIFMGISLMDSSLHALRSWEPFHNAIISMGKYPILGILTGAGITAIIQSSSVTTSIVVALASKGAIDLASAVPVILGANIGTCVTALLASIGTSLSAKRAALAHLFFNVIGVILIFPFLRGFERIVSLTSSDVARQVANAHTLFNVTWAFIWIFFTKQYASIIRRILPGEEKIYRREASFLKPQLLNTPSAALEAAKNELIRMCDLVDEMYKLTMDSLFQNSAQHYKDILTIEDITDGLKASLINYLTQLSTDSLSEGEAKELNAILRAVDDVERIADHLTNVMEKVEAKNSERIEFTEYAWKDLDELRKLIHDNIRDSFEMIKNSTADHLDAVLQREERIDYKVRASKEGHIERMKKGICNPIAGLIFSDLLIDLERIGDHCVNIAQEFYEVNTKREKALLR; from the coding sequence ATGAGTGGTTTTCCTTTAACTTACAAAGAAGTAGGCCTCCTTTTGGGTGGATTGAGCCTTTTCCTCTACGGTATCCTCCAGATGAGCTCAGGTCTTGAAAAGGCAGTTGGGTCAAAACTCCGTTCTATCTTTGAGAGATTAAACTCTTCTCCTTTTAGGGGACTTGTTATTGGTACTCTTGTAACGGCTATAGTACAAAGTAGTAGTGCAGTTACGGTTTTGACTGTAGCCTTTGTAAATGCAGGACTTTTAAGCTTGGAAGGTGCTCTTGGTATCATATTTGGAGCGAATATAGGAACAACCATAACTGCTCAATTGGTTGCTTTTAAACTAACTGATGTTGCTCCATACTTTTTATTTTTAGGTTTTATTTTACTTTTTGCAGGGAAGAGAAAGTATATAAAAAGTGTGGGAGAAGCTATAATTGGTTTTGGTATGATCTTTATGGGTATTTCTTTAATGGACTCTTCTTTACATGCTTTAAGGAGCTGGGAGCCTTTTCATAATGCAATAATCTCTATGGGCAAATATCCTATCTTAGGGATACTTACGGGAGCAGGTATTACTGCAATTATTCAAAGTAGTAGTGTTACTACAAGTATTGTTGTGGCTCTTGCGTCAAAGGGAGCTATTGATTTGGCATCTGCTGTGCCTGTAATATTAGGTGCAAATATTGGCACCTGTGTTACTGCGCTTCTTGCCTCTATTGGGACTAGTCTTTCTGCAAAGAGGGCTGCTCTTGCTCATTTGTTTTTTAACGTTATAGGAGTAATTCTGATCTTTCCATTTTTGAGGGGTTTTGAAAGAATTGTTTCTCTTACCTCTTCCGATGTGGCAAGGCAGGTTGCTAATGCTCATACCCTTTTTAATGTAACCTGGGCATTCATATGGATCTTCTTTACAAAGCAATATGCAAGTATTATAAGGAGAATCCTGCCTGGAGAAGAGAAAATTTATAGAAGAGAGGCTTCTTTTCTTAAGCCTCAACTTTTAAATACTCCTTCTGCAGCTCTTGAGGCTGCTAAGAATGAGCTGATTAGAATGTGTGATCTTGTGGATGAGATGTATAAACTCACTATGGACTCTTTATTTCAAAATAGTGCTCAGCATTACAAGGATATATTAACCATTGAGGATATAACTGATGGATTGAAGGCTTCTTTAATAAATTATCTCACTCAACTTTCCACCGATTCTTTGTCTGAGGGAGAAGCAAAAGAGCTCAATGCTATATTGAGGGCAGTTGATGATGTGGAGAGAATTGCTGATCATCTTACCAATGTTATGGAGAAAGTTGAGGCTAAGAATTCTGAGAGAATTGAGTTTACTGAGTATGCTTGGAAGGATTTAGATGAATTAAGAAAACTTATCCATGATAATATTAGAGATTCCTTTGAAATGATAAAAAATAGTACTGCTGATCATCTTGATGCAGTTCTCCAAAGGGAGGAAAGGATTGATTATAAAGTGAGGGCTTCAAAAGAGGGGCATATAGAGAGAATGAAAAAAGGTATTTGTAATCCTATAGCAGGCTTAATTTTTAGTGATCTTCTTATAGATCTTGAAAGAATAGGCGATCATTGTGTAAATATTGCTCAAGAGTTTTATGAAGTGAATACAAAAAGAGAAAAGGCTTTGTTAAGGTAG
- a CDS encoding NAD-dependent epimerase/dehydratase family protein, with translation MRVLVTGAFGNIGQSAIYELINQGDKVRCFDIKTKKNVKIFKRLKKLYGDSIEVFWGNITNIEDIKKALEDQDVVVHLAFIIPKLSATGLESENVPDIAYKVNVIGTKNLIKAMEELPSPKKLIFTSSVHVFGLTQHLEPPRKVSDPVNPPEHYSRHKVECENLIKNSNLTWCIYRLAASLPVNLKLDKGMFDVPLSNRMEYVHTKDVGYAIAKGVRSEDIWGRILLIGGGPRCWYYYRDILEKVLEGIGVGMLPEEAFSNVPFATDWMDTTESEELLHYQRRTIEDYVEDVKRALGYKIFFIKLFRPTVRYILLKRSPYYNRKYVPLKVLWEGYRL, from the coding sequence ATGAGAGTTTTAGTTACAGGTGCCTTTGGAAATATAGGACAGAGTGCTATTTATGAGTTAATTAATCAGGGGGATAAAGTAAGATGTTTTGATATAAAGACTAAGAAAAATGTAAAGATTTTTAAAAGATTGAAGAAGTTATATGGGGATAGTATTGAGGTGTTTTGGGGAAATATTACTAATATAGAAGATATTAAAAAAGCCCTTGAAGATCAAGATGTGGTTGTTCATCTTGCCTTTATTATTCCTAAACTTTCTGCAACAGGCCTTGAATCTGAAAATGTCCCAGATATAGCATACAAAGTTAATGTAATAGGTACAAAAAATTTGATAAAAGCCATGGAAGAATTACCTTCACCTAAGAAGCTTATCTTTACATCTTCAGTACATGTTTTTGGATTAACTCAGCATTTGGAGCCTCCAAGAAAAGTGAGTGATCCTGTAAATCCTCCAGAGCACTATTCTCGACATAAGGTAGAATGTGAGAATTTAATAAAAAACTCAAATTTAACTTGGTGTATATACAGACTTGCAGCATCGCTTCCTGTGAATTTAAAGCTTGATAAGGGAATGTTTGATGTACCATTAAGTAATAGAATGGAATATGTACATACTAAGGATGTAGGCTATGCCATTGCAAAGGGAGTAAGAAGCGAGGATATATGGGGTAGGATTCTTCTTATAGGTGGTGGCCCAAGATGTTGGTATTACTATAGGGATATATTAGAGAAGGTCCTTGAAGGAATTGGAGTTGGAATGCTTCCTGAAGAGGCTTTTTCAAATGTACCTTTTGCCACTGATTGGATGGATACTACAGAAAGCGAAGAATTGCTTCATTATCAAAGAAGAACTATTGAGGATTATGTGGAAGATGTAAAAAGGGCTTTAGGATATAAGATATTTTTTATAAAGCTCTTCAGGCCTACTGTTAGATATATTCTCTTGAAAAGATCTCCCTATTACAATCGAAAGTATGTACCTCTTAAAGTGTTGTGGGAAGGTTATAGATTGTAA
- a CDS encoding TetR/AcrR family transcriptional regulator, giving the protein MELDTKSRLLLSGEKLFSQKGYDATSISDICEMAGVSKGAFFHYFPNKEVFFLEILDRWLSDLSVKIDQYLIDTENISSGIMKMSELFGDIFKESKEKFFLFLEFLRQGIKDEEILKKLRDYFRKYKEYFTLLIEKGIKEGNFKDMDPNIVSRILISFSIGTILQQIFDEDENWEKVGREGIKLIISGVEKGGF; this is encoded by the coding sequence GTGGAACTTGATACAAAAAGTAGGTTATTGCTTAGTGGAGAAAAACTTTTTTCTCAGAAAGGATATGATGCCACAAGTATATCGGATATATGTGAGATGGCTGGGGTAAGCAAAGGTGCATTTTTTCATTATTTTCCTAATAAAGAGGTCTTTTTTCTTGAGATCTTAGATCGTTGGCTTTCTGATCTTTCTGTAAAGATTGACCAATATCTAATAGATACTGAAAATATTTCTTCAGGAATAATGAAGATGTCTGAGCTATTTGGGGATATATTTAAGGAGTCGAAGGAGAAATTTTTCTTGTTTTTAGAATTCTTAAGGCAAGGCATAAAGGATGAGGAGATACTTAAAAAACTTAGAGATTATTTTAGAAAATATAAAGAATATTTCACTCTTTTAATTGAAAAAGGTATAAAGGAAGGAAATTTTAAAGATATGGATCCTAATATAGTCTCTCGTATTCTGATTTCTTTCTCTATTGGAACTATTCTTCAGCAGATCTTTGATGAAGATGAGAATTGGGAGAAGGTTGGAAGAGAAGGTATTAAGTTAATTATTTCAGGTGTAGAAAAAGGAGGTTTTTAA
- a CDS encoding AbrB/MazE/SpoVT family DNA-binding domain-containing protein — protein sequence MKRKIYGIATLSERGQIVIPQEAREDLGLKPGDKLIVMSFGPKNTLMLVKSDSLLEMFSELTKELSELEKFISSIKEVEKDEGN from the coding sequence ATGAAAAGGAAAATCTATGGAATAGCTACCTTAAGTGAAAGAGGACAGATTGTTATTCCTCAGGAGGCAAGAGAGGATTTGGGTTTAAAGCCAGGAGATAAATTAATTGTTATGAGTTTTGGCCCTAAAAATACTTTAATGCTTGTAAAATCTGACTCTCTATTAGAAATGTTCTCAGAACTTACCAAAGAACTTTCAGAATTAGAAAAATTTATATCCAGTATTAAGGAGGTAGAAAAAGATGAAGGTAATTGA
- a CDS encoding ATP-binding cassette domain-containing protein codes for MKVIEVKDLAKTYYTPFGSIEAVKGISFEVEEGEIFGFLGPNGAGKSTTIMMLTTLLGPTRGTAKILGYDIVHQPNEVRRVIGYVSQDLTVDDTLTGWENMYLQGRFYHLPKDVIKQRSEELLKLLRLYERAKDKAETYSGGMRKRLDIAMGLIHRPKILFLDEPTLGLDVQTRQDIWEYVQKIRKENGMTIFLTTHYMEEADSLCDRIAIIDKGEIKALDTPRRLKDSIGGDLISLRISNDSPEQISQFLEKVKNLEQVKNITSQDGRYTIVASNAEKLIPVIFSIAYESNINISSITMKKPSLYDVYLAYTGREFRDEEGSKEDAMRIRRLVRRTR; via the coding sequence ATGAAGGTAATTGAAGTAAAGGATCTGGCAAAAACTTATTATACACCCTTTGGAAGCATAGAAGCAGTAAAAGGGATATCCTTCGAGGTAGAAGAGGGAGAAATTTTTGGATTTCTTGGTCCCAACGGTGCAGGAAAAAGTACCACTATAATGATGTTAACAACTCTATTAGGGCCTACAAGAGGTACAGCAAAGATCTTAGGATATGATATAGTTCATCAACCCAATGAAGTTAGAAGAGTTATAGGTTATGTATCCCAAGATCTTACAGTAGATGATACCCTCACAGGATGGGAAAATATGTATCTTCAAGGAAGGTTCTATCACCTGCCTAAGGATGTGATCAAACAAAGATCTGAAGAACTATTAAAACTATTAAGGCTCTATGAAAGAGCAAAGGACAAAGCAGAAACATATTCAGGGGGAATGAGAAAAAGGCTTGATATAGCTATGGGGCTTATTCACAGACCAAAAATTCTCTTCCTTGATGAGCCTACCCTTGGACTTGATGTCCAAACAAGACAAGATATATGGGAGTATGTACAAAAAATAAGAAAAGAAAATGGTATGACTATATTTTTAACAACCCATTATATGGAAGAGGCAGACTCATTGTGTGATCGTATTGCCATAATAGACAAGGGAGAGATAAAAGCTCTTGATACTCCAAGAAGATTAAAAGATTCCATAGGGGGAGATCTCATCTCCCTAAGAATCTCTAATGATAGTCCAGAACAAATCTCTCAATTTCTTGAAAAAGTCAAAAATCTTGAGCAAGTTAAAAATATAACCTCCCAAGATGGAAGGTATACTATTGTTGCCTCTAATGCAGAAAAACTTATACCAGTAATATTTTCTATTGCTTACGAATCTAATATTAATATTTCATCCATAACTATGAAAAAACCATCTCTTTATGATGTTTATCTTGCCTATACAGGTAGAGAATTTAGAGATGAAGAAGGATCAAAAGAAGATGCCATGAGAATAAGAAGATTAGTAAGGAGGACGAGATAA
- a CDS encoding ABC transporter permease: MRTLMYDTYSVMWRELKHWMDQKVRILVSIFQPLVWLALMGNVMSKLTDNPFGRQAFGGASYLSFMTPGIIVMTSLFGGIFGGISVVWDRRWGYLNKMLAAPISRTAIPLGKMLATAIQGAFQALIIIIIASLFGVEFATGIPGIIIIILLAACFNFTMAGFSIAIASRIKTMEVLTAVINFLTMPLMFSSSAMFPINVMPDWLATIARWNPITYVVNPLRTLVISGWETGDLIKGFLYILFLAMLMLFIARHEFKRSIA; the protein is encoded by the coding sequence ATGAGGACACTAATGTATGATACTTATTCTGTAATGTGGAGAGAGCTAAAACATTGGATGGATCAAAAAGTAAGGATCTTAGTATCCATATTCCAACCTTTAGTTTGGCTTGCCCTTATGGGAAATGTGATGTCAAAACTTACTGACAATCCCTTTGGAAGACAAGCCTTTGGTGGAGCAAGTTATCTTTCCTTTATGACCCCTGGAATAATCGTTATGACCTCCCTTTTTGGTGGCATTTTTGGGGGAATCTCAGTAGTATGGGATAGAAGATGGGGATATTTAAACAAGATGCTTGCAGCCCCTATTTCAAGAACAGCAATACCCCTTGGGAAGATGCTTGCTACAGCAATACAAGGAGCATTTCAGGCTCTTATCATAATCATAATTGCATCCCTTTTTGGAGTAGAATTTGCCACAGGGATTCCAGGCATAATTATAATAATCCTCTTAGCAGCATGTTTTAATTTCACTATGGCAGGATTCTCCATAGCTATAGCTTCAAGAATTAAAACTATGGAAGTTTTGACTGCTGTAATAAACTTTCTTACAATGCCTCTAATGTTTTCCAGCAGTGCTATGTTCCCAATAAACGTCATGCCCGATTGGTTAGCTACCATCGCAAGATGGAATCCTATAACCTATGTGGTAAATCCATTAAGAACCCTTGTAATAAGTGGATGGGAAACAGGAGATCTCATAAAAGGATTTTTATATATACTTTTCCTTGCAATGTTAATGCTCTTTATCGCAAGGCACGAATTCAAAAGAAGTATTGCATAA